TTAATTAAACAGCAAGAAGGGGAGTTAAAGCAAGCCGAAACTGCTTTAGAGGAAGCAAAACAGCAAAAACAGGAGTTAGAAACAGAAAAGCTACGGTTACAGGAAAAAATAAGTACCGCCCAACAGCGTTTAACCGAGTATGAGGAAAAAATTCAAACGACTCAAGAACAGAAAGAGAGTTTAGACGGGCAAAAAGAAGAAATTGCTGAGAAAATTACAGAAACTGAAGGGATTATTGCTGAATTACAGGAGAAATTAGGTAAAATAAAACAGGAGCGCGATCGCGCAGACCAAACCCTCCGTTCCCGTCAGCGTCAACAAGACAAACAAACTTGGAAACAACAAAAACTGCAAGAAACCCTTAACGAACAGCGAGAAAAACTCATAACACTACAAAACCAACATCAAGAGAAAGCTAACACCCTTCCCCAACCCCTTCCTGACATTCCCGAGTTAGTAGCAGAAACTGACAGCGAAAACATTACCTTTGCCACCTACAGAGAACAACTTAGCCATCTCCAAGAGACCATACGTCAAATGCAACAGCGTCTTCAAGACATGGAACCTGTAAATATGTTGGCATTGGAAGAATACGAAAAAACCCAGGCACGTCTTGATGAACTAACAGAAAAACTAAATACCCTCGAAGGGGAACGCAACGAACTCCTCCTCCGCATTGAAAACTTTACCACCAGTCGCATCCAAGCCTTTAACGAAGCCTTTAACGCCGTTAATGAAAACTTCCAAACCATTTTTGCCACTCTCTCTGATGGGGATGGTTACTTAGAATTGGATCAACCCGATGATATTAGTAATGCTAACTTAAATCTTGTTGCCCATCCTAAAGGAAAAGCTGTCCAGAAGCTACATTCTATGTCAGGGGGAGAAAAATCATTAACCGCCCTCAGTTTTATTTTTGCCCTCCAACGTTATCGTCCCTCCCCATTTTACGCCTTTGATGAAGTAGATATGTTTCTCGATGGTGCGAACGTCCAAAGACTAGCAAACATGATTCAACAGCAAGCCCAAGAAGCGCAATTTATTGTGGTTAGTTTACGCCGCCCCATGATTGAGGGTTCCATGCGAACTATTGGTGTAACACAAGCTAGAGGTGCTTATACACAAGTTTTAGGAATTAAACTGTAAAATACCCTCTTTTTTAATGGGAGTGTCAAAAAGCACATTGAAAGCCAGTTTCTCTAGATGCTTTTTGATCAAAAGTTAGAAGTATCTCATACCCATATTTTTCACCAATTTGCTGAATTAGATAATCAGAAAAATCAGCTTCTCCCTTCTCATAGCTTCTCAAAGCCTTCAGACAACAATCCAGTTGCTCAATTTTAAAAACAGGAACAGACAGAATTTTTTGCAATGTTGCAACTCTTTCACGCTTAGAAATTTTATAAGCTGTTTTATAGTGATTCCAAATAAAAAACAGCAACCTAAAAGTAGTGGGAGCATCTTGCTCCCTAGTAGCAGCCAAGATGGCTGCACTACGGAACTGAATTGGAACGACTATAAGTACCCAATTCAATTCACATAATACAATACAAGAGATAAACCCTTGTTTCTCTGTTGTTAGTGGTTCAATTGCTTCTGTTGCCTTTTGTGCCTGTTCGGGATTATCTTCAACAATATACCGAATCAGAACATTAGTATCAATCGCATACATTACAACTTGGTTCCTGCTTCTTGTTCAATTGCAGCATTCATCTCTTCTAGAGTTTTTGGCGTTCCCTGATAATTGACACAACCTTTCAGAGATTTTACATCTGTTGCTCGTGGCTTAATGACATACGTTCCATCTTCTAGTGGTTCAAACAAAACTTTGTCTCCTGTTTTAAGGTGCATGGCATCCCGTAAGGCTTTCGGTAAAGTAATTTTAATACAAACATTGGTATCCAAGAGATAACTCATAGCAAAGGCTCACGTTCTTGATCTTCTGGTTGAGGTTCTCGCACCAGAGGTTCACCTTCCCAACCGCCAATCACTTCCTCAAAAAAATTTGGCAGCCATTCTTCCTGTTGAACTTCTATATCTTTTTCTTGCAATAATTTTGCTAAAAGTTCCGTTGCTTCTGCTTCTAAACTACGATTATTTTCCGTAGCTAATTGTTCTAATCTTGCCCATAAATGAGGAGGAATTTTATCTAAAATCAATTGTGGAATATTTTCTCCAAATTTGAATTCTGATTAATTATACCTTTTTCTATTCTACCATTTACTTCCATTTTATTTCATAATTAAGTTTGAGTTTCGCTAACCTCTAGCTAACCTACATTGAATGATTCATTGGGTGGACATGAGATAACCTATGATGATAGACATAATATACCTAAAACAATGTCTGATTGCTCAAAAGTTAACCAATGGCTGTCCCGGATTATCAAAGTTTAATGTTTCCCCTTCTCGCCTTCTGTAATGATGCCAATGAACACAATGTACAAGAAGCCATTGATGCTTTAGCCCTTCAATTTCAACTGACTGCTACTGAAAAAAATGAATTACTTCCCAGTGGAAAACAAACACGCTTCGCCAATCGTTTGGGTTGGGCGAGAACTTACCTTAAAAAGGCTGGATTAATTGAAAGTACCGCTAGAGGTAAATTTAAAATTACAGAACGAGGAAAGCAGTTTCTAAAGACTAATCATGATCAAAAAATTAGTGCTAAAGACTTGGAATAATTTGCTGAGTATTTAGACTTTAAAAAGCAATCAAGCTCAAATTCTAATCCTCAATATTCTGCCTCTTC
This window of the Euhalothece natronophila Z-M001 genome carries:
- a CDS encoding PIN domain-containing protein, with translation MYAIDTNVLIRYIVEDNPEQAQKATEAIEPLTTEKQGFISCIVLCELNWVLIVVPIQFRSAAILAATREQDAPTTFRLLFFIWNHYKTAYKISKRERVATLQKILSVPVFKIEQLDCCLKALRSYEKGEADFSDYLIQQIGEKYGYEILLTFDQKASRETGFQCAF
- a CDS encoding AbrB/MazE/SpoVT family DNA-binding domain-containing protein, with amino-acid sequence MSYLLDTNVCIKITLPKALRDAMHLKTGDKVLFEPLEDGTYVIKPRATDVKSLKGCVNYQGTPKTLEEMNAAIEQEAGTKL
- a CDS encoding winged helix-turn-helix domain-containing protein yields the protein MAVPDYQSLMFPLLAFCNDANEHNVQEAIDALALQFQLTATEKNELLPSGKQTRFANRLGWARTYLKKAGLIESTARGKFKITERGKQFLKTNHDQKISAKDLE